In the genome of Magnetospirillum sp. WYHS-4, one region contains:
- a CDS encoding type II toxin-antitoxin system RelE/ParE family toxin, translating into MPPRPRYTSGALHDLAEIGGYIAKDNKREAERFINRIKDKCREIAASSEMGRLREAFGSGVRTFPVGNYLIFYKPTRSGVIVLRIIHGARNLLEAFGPEG; encoded by the coding sequence ATGCCTCCCCGCCCTCGCTATACCAGCGGCGCCTTGCACGATCTTGCCGAGATCGGCGGGTACATCGCGAAGGACAACAAGCGGGAAGCCGAACGCTTCATCAATCGCATCAAGGACAAGTGCCGGGAAATCGCGGCCAGTTCGGAAATGGGCCGGCTGCGCGAGGCCTTCGGGTCCGGCGTGCGGACCTTTCCCGTCGGCAACTACCTGATTTTCTACAAGCCCACCAGGTCCGGCGTCATCGTTCTCCGGATCATTCACGGTGCCCGGAACCTGCTCGAAGCGTTCGGCCCGGAAGGTTGA
- a CDS encoding replication initiation protein has protein sequence MTRQVVVAKIDREKLVVTQANKLAEASYFMTLEEKRVVLLMVSLVRQEDSDFKTYRIPIADIRDYLGLRTNKLYDDIKRVREVMNARTISSLVSLSREMTRAGRSLAPERSVKGNVTKTILPNSNIALFDIGQGVDIRLVLQPVESAAFLCHAGNGEFFSLDFLEDDAHMLAGLDAPSRHFREDLAGFDILKNLLHGGMVHDWGAAVMVNLPVGVSRIATRSLTHASTSDNGYAQSEPSSSRCFPGKKNGQAIW, from the coding sequence ATGACCCGCCAAGTCGTCGTCGCCAAGATCGACCGGGAAAAGCTCGTCGTCACCCAGGCCAACAAGCTGGCGGAAGCCAGCTACTTCATGACGCTGGAGGAAAAGCGCGTCGTGCTCCTCATGGTGTCGCTGGTCCGCCAGGAAGACAGCGACTTCAAGACCTACCGCATTCCCATCGCCGACATCCGCGATTACCTCGGGCTGCGCACGAACAAGCTCTATGACGACATCAAGCGCGTGCGCGAGGTGATGAACGCCAGGACGATATCATCCCTCGTCTCGTTATCGCGCGAAATGACCAGGGCGGGACGGAGCTTGGCGCCGGAAAGGTCCGTGAAGGGAAACGTGACGAAGACGATACTGCCGAATTCAAACATTGCGCTCTTTGATATCGGCCAGGGTGTAGATATCCGGCTCGTCCTTCAGCCAGTCGAAAGCGCCGCCTTCCTGTGCCATGCGGGCAATGGGGAATTCTTCAGCCTCGACTTCCTCGAAGACGACGCGCACATGCTGGCGGGGCTTGATGCCCCGTCGCGTCATTTCCGCGAAGACTTGGCTGGCTTCGATATTCTCAAGAACCTGCTTCATGGCGGCATGGTACACGATTGGGGGGCGGCCGTCATGGTCAACCTGCCCGTTGGCGTATCGCGAATAGCGACCCGCTCGCTCACCCATGCGTCCACCTCGGACAACGGCTACGCGCAATCGGAACCATCGTCTTCCCGGTGCTTCCCCGGCAAGAAAAATGGCCAAGCCATTTGGTGA
- a CDS encoding rhodanese-like domain-containing protein — MSLPQEIDVEDLDRMTKDGVPHRILDVREPWEVAVCGFKDSLHIPMRELPAHLERLPANENLVVICHHGVRSLHVMAWLRNMGFRQATSLRGGIDAWAKRVDPSMNTY, encoded by the coding sequence ATGTCCCTGCCTCAAGAAATCGACGTCGAAGACCTGGACCGTATGACCAAGGACGGGGTGCCGCACCGCATCCTGGACGTCCGGGAACCCTGGGAAGTGGCGGTCTGCGGCTTCAAGGACAGCCTGCACATCCCCATGCGGGAACTGCCCGCCCACCTGGAACGGCTGCCGGCCAACGAGAACCTGGTGGTCATCTGCCATCACGGGGTGCGCAGCCTGCATGTCATGGCCTGGCTGCGCAACATGGGCTTCCGGCAGGCCACCAGCCTGCGCGGCGGCATCGACGCCTGGGCCAAGCGTGTCGATCCCTCGATGAATACCTACTGA
- a CDS encoding SCO family protein has protein sequence MKNRIVVYGALVVVLLVVALAGKRWLAPPAEQATTGGGLKVEVVGGPAKAPAIGGPFALTDHDGRAVTDADYRGRFMLIFFGYTFCPDVCPTNLSTVAQALDILGPAAERIVPLFISVDPQRDTVEKLKEFVGHFHPRLVGLTGTNEQVVDAARKFRVYYAKVAQPGGGPDDYLMDHGAITYLMGPDGAFRAHFPHGTAPEQMAARLRDLLAAK, from the coding sequence ATGAAGAACCGGATCGTGGTCTACGGCGCCCTGGTCGTGGTGCTGCTGGTGGTCGCCTTGGCCGGCAAGCGCTGGCTCGCGCCCCCGGCCGAACAGGCGACGACGGGCGGCGGCCTGAAGGTCGAGGTGGTGGGGGGGCCGGCCAAGGCCCCGGCCATCGGCGGCCCCTTCGCCCTCACCGACCACGACGGCCGGGCGGTGACCGATGCCGACTACCGTGGCCGCTTCATGCTGATCTTCTTCGGCTACACCTTCTGCCCGGACGTCTGCCCGACCAACCTGTCCACCGTGGCCCAGGCCCTCGATATCCTGGGACCGGCGGCGGAGCGGATCGTCCCCCTCTTCATTTCGGTTGACCCTCAACGCGACACGGTCGAGAAGCTGAAGGAGTTCGTCGGTCATTTCCATCCGCGCCTGGTGGGGCTTACCGGCACCAACGAGCAGGTCGTCGACGCGGCGCGCAAGTTCCGGGTCTATTACGCCAAGGTCGCCCAGCCGGGCGGCGGGCCCGACGACTACCTGATGGACCACGGCGCCATCACCTACCTGATGGGGCCCGACGGCGCCTTCCGCGCCCATTTTCCCCACGGCACCGCCCCCGAACAAATGGCGGCCCGGCTCAGGGACCTGCTGGCCGCCAAATGA
- a CDS encoding Lrp/AsnC family transcriptional regulator has product MPRVKLDGIDRRILHDLQADGRITNVELARRAGISAPPCLRRVRVLEEAGYIRGYHAQLDAKALGFNVTVFAQVGLSSQAEADLDSFESLVRQWPEVRECHMLAGETDFLLKVVARDWDAYQHFLTTRLTAAPNVSHVKSALSIRTSKSEPGVPIDLDSVQAEADEAAD; this is encoded by the coding sequence ATGCCCAGGGTCAAACTGGACGGCATCGACCGGCGCATCCTGCACGATCTGCAGGCCGACGGACGGATCACCAACGTGGAACTGGCAAGAAGGGCCGGCATTTCGGCGCCGCCCTGCCTGCGGCGCGTGCGGGTGCTGGAGGAAGCCGGCTACATCCGCGGCTACCACGCCCAACTGGACGCCAAGGCGCTGGGCTTCAACGTGACCGTCTTCGCCCAGGTGGGCTTGAGCAGCCAGGCGGAAGCCGATCTCGATTCCTTCGAGTCCCTGGTCCGCCAGTGGCCGGAGGTGCGCGAATGCCACATGCTGGCCGGCGAGACCGACTTCCTGCTCAAGGTGGTGGCCAGGGACTGGGACGCCTACCAGCATTTCCTCACCACCCGCCTGACCGCGGCCCCCAACGTCAGCCACGTCAAGTCGGCGCTGTCCATCCGCACGTCGAAGAGCGAGCCGGGCGTGCCCATCGACCTCGATTCGGTCCAAGCCGAGGCCGACGAAGCGGCCGATTAG
- the trxB gene encoding thioredoxin-disulfide reductase yields the protein MSTTHRTKVLIVGSGPAGYTAAIYTARANLKPLLVRGMQPGGQMTITTDVENFPGFAEPIMGPWLMEQMQKQAEHVGAALMEDVIVSADLSKRPFVLTGDSGDVYTGDTLIVATGATARWLGLPSEDRYRGMGVSACATCDGFFYKGKDVVVVGGGNTAVEEAIYLTNFCSKVTLVHRRDSLRAEKIMQDKLFANPKIQVVWDSVVDEILGGGMPPGVTGVRLKNVKTGATSEVKVDGVFVAIGHSPNTDLFKGQLDIDAEGYIVTRPGRPLTNIPGVFAAGDVQDKHYRQAVTAAGSGCMAALEADRFLALNGH from the coding sequence ATGTCCACCACGCATCGCACCAAGGTCCTGATCGTCGGATCGGGCCCGGCCGGCTACACGGCGGCCATCTACACCGCGCGCGCCAATCTGAAGCCGCTGCTGGTGCGCGGCATGCAGCCGGGCGGGCAGATGACCATCACCACCGATGTCGAGAACTTCCCCGGCTTCGCCGAACCCATCATGGGCCCCTGGCTGATGGAACAGATGCAAAAGCAGGCCGAACACGTGGGCGCCGCCCTGATGGAGGACGTGATCGTGTCTGCCGACCTGTCCAAGCGTCCCTTCGTCCTGACGGGCGATTCGGGCGACGTCTACACGGGCGACACCCTGATCGTCGCCACCGGCGCCACCGCCCGCTGGCTGGGGCTGCCGTCCGAAGACCGCTATCGCGGCATGGGCGTGTCGGCCTGCGCCACCTGCGACGGCTTCTTCTACAAGGGCAAGGACGTGGTCGTGGTGGGCGGCGGCAATACGGCGGTCGAGGAAGCCATCTACCTGACCAACTTCTGTTCCAAGGTCACCCTGGTGCACCGCCGCGATTCGCTGCGCGCCGAAAAGATCATGCAGGACAAGCTGTTCGCCAACCCTAAGATCCAGGTGGTCTGGGACAGCGTGGTGGACGAGATCCTGGGCGGCGGCATGCCGCCGGGAGTGACCGGCGTGCGCCTGAAGAACGTCAAGACCGGGGCCACGTCCGAGGTCAAGGTGGACGGCGTCTTCGTCGCCATCGGCCATTCGCCCAACACCGACCTGTTCAAGGGCCAGCTGGACATCGATGCCGAAGGCTACATCGTCACCCGGCCGGGCCGCCCGCTGACCAATATCCCCGGCGTCTTCGCGGCCGGCGACGTGCAGGACAAGCATTACCGCCAGGCGGTGACGGCGGCCGGTTCAGGCTGCATGGCGGCGCTGGAAGCGGATCGGTTCCTCGCCCTCAACGGTCACTGA
- a CDS encoding LysR family transcriptional regulator, with product MDWDKLRIFHAVAQAGSFTHAGEVLNLSQSAVSRQVGALEDSLGVPLFHRHARGLLLTEQGEMLHRTAREMVSKLGMAEARIKESKDRPQGRLRVTTTVAFGSVWLTSRVRQFLERYPDIELSVMLADTELDLAMRQAEVAIRMTPATQPDLVQRRLMTMTYHVFAAPDYLKRYGMPRCVADLDKHRIVVYGDDTKPPVEGLNWLLEAGMKDGERRRPALKVNSSYGIFRAVQSGIGIGGLPDYMSREAGNLVEILPELSGPTFDAYFVYPEELRNSKRIAVFRDFLIEQIEKDGQAG from the coding sequence ATGGACTGGGACAAGCTGCGCATTTTCCACGCGGTCGCGCAGGCCGGCAGCTTCACCCATGCGGGCGAGGTGCTGAACCTCAGCCAGTCGGCGGTCAGCCGCCAGGTCGGCGCCCTGGAGGACAGCCTGGGCGTGCCGCTGTTCCACCGCCACGCCCGCGGCCTTTTGCTCACCGAGCAGGGCGAGATGCTCCATCGCACCGCCCGCGAGATGGTCTCCAAGCTGGGCATGGCGGAAGCCCGCATCAAGGAAAGCAAGGACCGTCCGCAGGGTCGCCTGCGGGTGACCACCACGGTGGCCTTCGGATCGGTCTGGCTGACCTCGCGGGTCCGCCAGTTCCTGGAACGCTATCCCGATATCGAGTTGTCGGTGATGCTGGCCGACACCGAACTGGATCTCGCCATGCGCCAGGCCGAGGTCGCCATCCGCATGACTCCGGCGACCCAGCCCGACCTGGTGCAGCGCCGCCTGATGACCATGACCTACCACGTCTTCGCGGCGCCCGATTATCTGAAGCGCTACGGCATGCCGCGCTGCGTCGCCGATCTGGACAAGCACCGAATCGTCGTCTACGGCGACGACACCAAGCCGCCGGTGGAAGGCCTCAACTGGCTGCTCGAAGCCGGGATGAAGGATGGAGAACGCCGCCGTCCGGCCCTCAAGGTCAACAGTTCCTACGGGATATTCCGCGCCGTCCAAAGCGGCATCGGCATCGGCGGCCTGCCCGACTACATGAGCCGCGAAGCCGGCAACCTGGTGGAGATCCTGCCCGAACTGAGCGGGCCGACGTTCGACGCCTATTTCGTCTATCCGGAGGAACTGCGCAATTCCAAGCGCATCGCCGTGTTCCGCGATTTCCTGATCGAGCAGATCGAGAAGGACGGCCAAGCCGGCTGA
- a CDS encoding nucleoside phosphorylase encodes MTRLGVIVGMASEAACLPQGDALRVGVSGARPDKAYREALGLVDAGCTALVSFGVAGALDPVLKPGALLAADAVVLPGGRRVEADARWRKRLTAKLARGGLAALPGSLLGRDGPVILASRKKELRTETGALAVDMESHAVAAVAAEYGLSFLVLRAIADPAGRAIPSWVTDLVAADGTVDPWKAAYEALCRPWDIPSLVLLGRENALALKTLQEAVRLSGGRLGAD; translated from the coding sequence GTGACCAGGCTGGGCGTCATCGTCGGCATGGCGAGCGAGGCGGCCTGCCTGCCGCAGGGCGATGCTTTGCGGGTGGGGGTGAGCGGTGCCCGCCCCGACAAGGCCTATCGCGAAGCCCTGGGTCTGGTCGATGCCGGCTGCACCGCGCTGGTCAGTTTCGGGGTGGCCGGAGCCCTCGATCCCGTCCTGAAACCGGGCGCCCTGCTGGCGGCGGATGCCGTCGTGCTGCCCGGCGGCCGGCGCGTGGAAGCCGATGCCCGCTGGCGCAAGCGCTTGACCGCCAAGCTGGCCCGCGGCGGCTTGGCGGCCTTGCCGGGCAGTCTCCTGGGTCGTGACGGCCCGGTGATCCTGGCATCCCGCAAGAAGGAACTGCGCACCGAGACGGGTGCCCTGGCCGTCGACATGGAAAGCCACGCCGTGGCGGCGGTGGCGGCCGAATACGGTCTGTCTTTCCTGGTCCTCAGGGCGATTGCCGATCCCGCCGGGCGGGCGATACCCTCCTGGGTGACGGACTTGGTGGCCGCGGACGGCACGGTCGATCCCTGGAAGGCGGCCTACGAGGCCCTCTGCCGCCCCTGGGACATCCCGTCCCTGGTCCTGCTGGGCCGGGAAAACGCCCTCGCCCTCAAGACCCTGCAAGAAGCCGTCCGCCTGAGCGGCGGGCGGCTGGGGGCGGATTAG
- the shc gene encoding squalene--hopene cyclase, translating to MLDDDGKTSTADRLLDRTISEAAAWLLADQKPDGHWVYELEADATIPAEYIMLNHYLAEIDDATEAKLANYLRAIQGRHGGWPLFHDGDFDMSASVKAYLALRLVGDSRDAPHMKKAREAILERGGAARANVFTRFALALWGQVPWRAVPVLRVEALLLPKWSPFHMDKVSYWSRTVMVPLLALASMKPRARNPRGVDLAELFVTPPEKEGKYLSNPTGHWLGEILLAVDRIGRLMEPLFPEFLRQKAVDKALRFIEERLNGEDGLGAIFPAMANAVMLYDALGYPKDHPQRAIARQSVDKLVTVKGDWGYVQPCLSPVWDTGLAAHALMEAGVAPGDERLVKACEWLRGRQILSVRGDWTANRGDIRPGGWAFQYWNDYYPDVDDTAVVGMALHRADQHASRENIDRAAEWVEGMQSANGGWGAFDADNEYYFLEHIPFADHGALLDPPTVDVSARCVGFLAQLGYKPEDPAMARGIDYIKREQEDDGSWFGRWGTNYIYGTWSALAALNAAGEDANSPTVRKAVDWLKARQRPDGGWGEDCATYWDHRKDEAKASTASQTAWAVLGLMAAGEVESDAVKRGIEFLLKAPRDGGKWEETFYNAVGFPRIFYLRYHGYSAYFPLWALARYRNLRQSNSKTTPYGL from the coding sequence ATGTTGGACGACGACGGGAAGACTTCGACCGCCGACCGCTTGCTGGATAGAACCATCTCTGAGGCGGCTGCTTGGCTGCTGGCTGACCAGAAGCCGGACGGCCACTGGGTCTACGAGCTGGAGGCGGATGCCACCATTCCCGCCGAATACATCATGCTCAACCACTACCTGGCCGAGATCGACGACGCCACCGAGGCCAAGCTCGCCAACTACCTGCGCGCCATCCAGGGCCGCCACGGCGGCTGGCCGCTGTTCCACGACGGCGACTTCGACATGAGCGCCTCGGTCAAGGCCTATCTGGCCTTGCGCTTGGTGGGAGATTCCCGCGACGCGCCCCACATGAAGAAAGCACGCGAAGCGATCCTGGAACGGGGCGGGGCGGCGCGCGCCAACGTCTTCACCCGCTTCGCGCTGGCGCTCTGGGGCCAGGTACCCTGGCGGGCGGTGCCGGTGCTGCGGGTGGAAGCGCTTCTGCTGCCCAAGTGGTCGCCCTTCCACATGGATAAGGTGTCCTACTGGTCGCGCACGGTGATGGTGCCGCTGCTGGCGCTCGCCTCCATGAAGCCCCGGGCCCGCAACCCACGCGGCGTCGATCTGGCCGAACTTTTCGTCACGCCTCCCGAGAAGGAGGGCAAGTACCTCAGCAATCCCACCGGCCACTGGCTGGGCGAGATCCTGCTGGCGGTCGATCGCATCGGCCGCCTGATGGAACCCCTGTTCCCCGAATTCCTGCGCCAAAAGGCGGTGGACAAGGCGCTCCGCTTCATCGAGGAGCGCCTGAACGGCGAGGACGGCCTGGGCGCCATCTTCCCCGCCATGGCCAATGCGGTGATGCTCTACGACGCGCTCGGCTACCCCAAGGATCATCCCCAACGGGCCATCGCCCGGCAGTCGGTGGACAAGCTGGTGACCGTCAAGGGCGATTGGGGCTACGTGCAGCCCTGCCTGTCGCCGGTCTGGGATACCGGCCTGGCCGCCCATGCCTTGATGGAAGCGGGCGTCGCGCCGGGCGACGAGCGCCTCGTCAAGGCCTGCGAATGGCTGCGCGGCCGCCAGATCCTTTCGGTGCGCGGCGACTGGACCGCCAATCGCGGCGACATCCGGCCGGGCGGCTGGGCCTTCCAGTACTGGAACGACTATTACCCGGACGTGGACGACACGGCGGTGGTGGGCATGGCGCTCCATCGCGCCGACCAGCACGCCAGCCGCGAGAACATCGACCGCGCCGCCGAATGGGTCGAAGGCATGCAGAGCGCCAACGGCGGCTGGGGCGCCTTCGACGCCGACAACGAATACTATTTCCTGGAACATATCCCATTCGCCGACCACGGGGCGCTGCTGGACCCGCCCACGGTGGACGTGAGCGCCCGCTGCGTCGGCTTCCTGGCCCAGTTGGGCTACAAGCCGGAAGACCCGGCCATGGCGCGGGGCATCGACTACATCAAGCGCGAGCAGGAAGACGACGGTTCCTGGTTCGGGCGCTGGGGGACGAACTACATCTACGGCACTTGGTCCGCCCTGGCGGCCCTGAACGCCGCCGGCGAGGATGCGAATTCGCCGACGGTTCGAAAGGCGGTGGACTGGCTGAAGGCCCGACAGCGTCCCGACGGCGGATGGGGCGAGGACTGCGCCACCTACTGGGACCACCGCAAGGACGAGGCCAAGGCCAGCACGGCCTCCCAGACCGCCTGGGCGGTGCTGGGCCTGATGGCGGCCGGCGAGGTGGAAAGCGATGCGGTCAAGCGGGGCATCGAGTTTCTGTTGAAGGCGCCGCGCGACGGCGGCAAGTGGGAGGAAACCTTCTACAACGCCGTCGGCTTCCCGCGCATCTTCTACCTGCGCTACCACGGCTACAGCGCGTACTTCCCGCTATGGGCCCTGGCGCGCTATCGCAACCTGCGCCAGTCCAACTCCAAGACCACCCCCTACGGCCTGTGA